A region of Phalacrocorax carbo chromosome 7, bPhaCar2.1, whole genome shotgun sequence DNA encodes the following proteins:
- the CFAP161 gene encoding cilia- and flagella-associated protein 161 isoform X2, which translates to MERLRDFMRKRERGELLIQKINKLEENLLKKVKLSVSKDGFVHFGDTVMLLNPDNKSSVEKYPGVCGSLTLAINLGEISVYSAKSLQAPCGVSAVESVGPVGRNTFCILSVGGGAVDEPIRFGQNFGLGTTGGFSDQMLYLASDHKSFVRFAKKSYLQQVFLTDELSYLTCWQATFLDPQLRLEYEGFPVPANSKMIITHCHTNRSLAIPRNFWTRSYFGKEYEVVCHTYLDSHKAEEDKNYWVIVTGNPSDEDSTMIDRPNPHPGGIRKNEFCEET; encoded by the exons ATG GAACGCTTGAGGGATTTTATGCGTAAAAGAGAACGAGGAGAacttttaatacagaaaataaacaaacttgaagaaaatcttttaaagaag gtAAAGCTGTCGGTATCTAAGGATGGATTTGTTCATTTTGGAGACACTGTGATGCTTTTGAACCCAGACAACAAATCCTCAGTGGAGAAATACCCTGGAGTGTGCGGCAGTCTGACTTTGGCAATTAATCTGGGTGAAATATCCGTGTATTCGGCCAAATCATTGCAAGCCCCATGTGGAGTTAGCGCGGTCGAGAGTGTGGGCCCTGTGGGTCGAAatactttttgtattttaag TGTTGGTGGAGGTGCAGTGGATGAACCAATTAGATTTGGGCAAAACTTTGGTCTTGGCACAACAGGAGGGTTTTCTGACCAAATG ttatATCTAGCAAGTGACCATAAATCATTTGTAAGATTTGCTAAAAAATCTTACCTTCAGCAAGTATTTTTGACAGATGAGCTTTCCTATTTGACTTGCTGGCAAGCTACCTTCTTGGATCCACAGCTGCGTCTTGAATATGAAGGATTTCCAGTTCct gcaaacTCTAAAATGATTATTACTCATTGCCATACTAATCGGAGCTTAGCCATTCCGAGGAACTTTTGGACAAg GtcttattttggaaaagaataTGAAGTAGTTTGTCACACTTATCTGGACTCACATAAAGCTGAAGAAGATAAGAATTACTGGGTAATAGTTACAGGAAATCCCAGCGATGAGGACAGTACAATGATTGATAGACCCAACCCTCACCCAGGCGGGATCAGAAAGAATGAGTTTTGTGAAGAGACATAG
- the CFAP161 gene encoding cilia- and flagella-associated protein 161 isoform X3, with translation MAAYSPGVRLGNWEEEAALEEERLRDFMRKRERGELLIQKINKLEENLLKKVKLSVSKDGFVHFGDTVMLLNPDNKSSVEKYPGVCGSLTLAINLGEISVYSAKSLQAPCGVSAVESVGPVGRNTFCILSVGGGAVDEPIRFGQNFGLGTTGGFSDQMANSKMIITHCHTNRSLAIPRNFWTRSYFGKEYEVVCHTYLDSHKAEEDKNYWVIVTGNPSDEDSTMIDRPNPHPGGIRKNEFCEET, from the exons ATGGCCGCCTACAGCCCCGGGGTGCGCCTCGGCAactgggaggaggaggcggctTTGGAGGAG GAACGCTTGAGGGATTTTATGCGTAAAAGAGAACGAGGAGAacttttaatacagaaaataaacaaacttgaagaaaatcttttaaagaag gtAAAGCTGTCGGTATCTAAGGATGGATTTGTTCATTTTGGAGACACTGTGATGCTTTTGAACCCAGACAACAAATCCTCAGTGGAGAAATACCCTGGAGTGTGCGGCAGTCTGACTTTGGCAATTAATCTGGGTGAAATATCCGTGTATTCGGCCAAATCATTGCAAGCCCCATGTGGAGTTAGCGCGGTCGAGAGTGTGGGCCCTGTGGGTCGAAatactttttgtattttaag TGTTGGTGGAGGTGCAGTGGATGAACCAATTAGATTTGGGCAAAACTTTGGTCTTGGCACAACAGGAGGGTTTTCTGACCAAATG gcaaacTCTAAAATGATTATTACTCATTGCCATACTAATCGGAGCTTAGCCATTCCGAGGAACTTTTGGACAAg GtcttattttggaaaagaataTGAAGTAGTTTGTCACACTTATCTGGACTCACATAAAGCTGAAGAAGATAAGAATTACTGGGTAATAGTTACAGGAAATCCCAGCGATGAGGACAGTACAATGATTGATAGACCCAACCCTCACCCAGGCGGGATCAGAAAGAATGAGTTTTGTGAAGAGACATAG
- the CFAP161 gene encoding cilia- and flagella-associated protein 161 isoform X1, producing MAAYSPGVRLGNWEEEAALEEERLRDFMRKRERGELLIQKINKLEENLLKKVKLSVSKDGFVHFGDTVMLLNPDNKSSVEKYPGVCGSLTLAINLGEISVYSAKSLQAPCGVSAVESVGPVGRNTFCILSVGGGAVDEPIRFGQNFGLGTTGGFSDQMLYLASDHKSFVRFAKKSYLQQVFLTDELSYLTCWQATFLDPQLRLEYEGFPVPANSKMIITHCHTNRSLAIPRNFWTRSYFGKEYEVVCHTYLDSHKAEEDKNYWVIVTGNPSDEDSTMIDRPNPHPGGIRKNEFCEET from the exons ATGGCCGCCTACAGCCCCGGGGTGCGCCTCGGCAactgggaggaggaggcggctTTGGAGGAG GAACGCTTGAGGGATTTTATGCGTAAAAGAGAACGAGGAGAacttttaatacagaaaataaacaaacttgaagaaaatcttttaaagaag gtAAAGCTGTCGGTATCTAAGGATGGATTTGTTCATTTTGGAGACACTGTGATGCTTTTGAACCCAGACAACAAATCCTCAGTGGAGAAATACCCTGGAGTGTGCGGCAGTCTGACTTTGGCAATTAATCTGGGTGAAATATCCGTGTATTCGGCCAAATCATTGCAAGCCCCATGTGGAGTTAGCGCGGTCGAGAGTGTGGGCCCTGTGGGTCGAAatactttttgtattttaag TGTTGGTGGAGGTGCAGTGGATGAACCAATTAGATTTGGGCAAAACTTTGGTCTTGGCACAACAGGAGGGTTTTCTGACCAAATG ttatATCTAGCAAGTGACCATAAATCATTTGTAAGATTTGCTAAAAAATCTTACCTTCAGCAAGTATTTTTGACAGATGAGCTTTCCTATTTGACTTGCTGGCAAGCTACCTTCTTGGATCCACAGCTGCGTCTTGAATATGAAGGATTTCCAGTTCct gcaaacTCTAAAATGATTATTACTCATTGCCATACTAATCGGAGCTTAGCCATTCCGAGGAACTTTTGGACAAg GtcttattttggaaaagaataTGAAGTAGTTTGTCACACTTATCTGGACTCACATAAAGCTGAAGAAGATAAGAATTACTGGGTAATAGTTACAGGAAATCCCAGCGATGAGGACAGTACAATGATTGATAGACCCAACCCTCACCCAGGCGGGATCAGAAAGAATGAGTTTTGTGAAGAGACATAG